Part of the Scyliorhinus torazame isolate Kashiwa2021f chromosome 8, sScyTor2.1, whole genome shotgun sequence genome, CCTCATCTTTCGTCTTTTACACTTCAGCCTGCGCATACGCTTCTTCCGCCACTTAGCTCTCATGTCGACAAGGATCTCAAGACCCCAGAACCGAAAGCTTGAATGTACAATCTTAACTGACCCCAGAGACTTAATGCACATAATCCAAGCCGACACTCACTTGCAGAACAAAGGACGTGCTGCACCGCTGGCAGTGCTATCTTTCTGGTgaggtgttaaactgaggccctctgacataagaccataagacaaaggagcagaattaggccatttaacccattgagtctgctccgccattcgatcatggctgataagtttctcatccccattctcctgccttcacctcATAACCCCTGGCCCcattattaatccagaacctatatatcgctttcttaaagacactcagtgatttggcctgcacagccttctgcCGCAATGAGTtacacaaattcaccatcctctggctgaagaaattcctcctcatctctgttttaaaggattgttccttctGTCTGAaaatgtgccctcgggttctaatttttcctactagtggaacctTATGTAAATGTAAAAAGTTTGATTGCACCAGTTTAAAGAAGAGCGGGGGAGTTCTCCTTAGAAAATATTAATCCCCGAGAAGTGATTGCTTCAAAAATTATCTATATTCTCTTTGTTTATGGGactttactgtgcacaaattgactgttgCTCCATTTGCTCATGCCATTAAAGATATTCTATTCGAAGTATTGAAAGTTTAGTGACAAACAGATTGATTACTCACAGATGCCTCTAAAATCTGACCAGCCCTAGGCTGCTTGTGATCTGAATTCAAGCTCGTAGGAGGGCTCGCACTACTGCTGAGGGTTTCCCCATCAATTGACTTGAGGGTCTCAAGAGTCATATCAGGATCTGATGCTCAAATTATACACTTTTGTGTGGCTGTGTACTCAAGATCGATATGAGCAATGCAGTATAAATACAGCCTTAACTAATTTGATCTACCATCCTGagtaacaacttacatttatatatcaGGCTAAAGTAAAATGAGAATGGCCGAAGGCAACATGAACTCTATACACTGATTGAGTATGTGGTTTTCAATATGAAATCTTGACTTCTCAAAACACTAACTCCTGCTGCTGCCAAACAGAAACGGGAAATCAGGAAGTCAGCTCTGACTCCAGCCCCGGTTTCTGCGCAGTTTTTCCGACTGCTTATGTCATAGGCCCATACCTTCCCACAGGATTTGTGACTTAAATTGCTGGTGCACCACACATGCTCTGCGTGACCACCCAGAAGTGTGGCCTTTCAGGCATGTGTGCTGAAAGCATGCGCCGTTCAAACTCAGAGCCAGTTTTTTTCCCCTTGCACTGCCGAATGGAAAATCCAGCGCTAACTTGGACCACTCACCCCGATATTTAGTGAGTTTTTACACCTTTATATTTACATAGAAATTTTCTgtccagcagaggcaggagacatcaggaGACATTTTTTGGCAGGATaaagttttatattattagtgcttagcatttaaaaatatgtttaaaatgcaaataaaataaaatgaaagggagatgtatttttatttttttttaaactttggtttgtcatgagaatgttaattccattaaaggaactataatggatagaatgcagtGATCACTCACTGATGGTTAAGATTGCCCACCTAAGGTACTCCGTGTTGCTGGCCACGGGTTCTGTAGGTCCTTGCGTGGCTATGAGTCCGATCCTAGAAGAGCACCTTCAATCACTTACTTGGCAGGAGATTACAAATGATGGGATCGGTCCTTGAACGCTAAGtcgcgggtattcctttctcaggctccgttTCCGGACCTCCTCTTGCGGTCAGGTGctctcgaagaattgtgacccttcaatcaggaggtcccCCCAAGTAAGTCTCTTTTCAGCAAAGGTCTCCCAAGCATTGATGTCTatattccatttcttgaggtaagcttacaacgtgtctttgaagagcttcctttgtcctcttgttTGGGACCCTCCCTCGAGCTGAgtaaagatttgctttggcagtcaggactctgacatcctaagcatatgggagGTCCAGCGGAGTTGGTGATCATGGCCTTGAAACTGGTGCTAttaactccttcaaggacactaacaaTAGCACGCCTGCCCACCAGCTTATTCAAAGCTAAGTACATTTTGATTTTGCAATGGATTTTAAACTGAGTTGTTTACGAGTCTCCCTGAGTAATGTGcatccttagaagcctcagtgattatGTAAAATGCTTTAAGAGACTTTAATGCGTAATGATATATGTAAGCCTCCTGTAAgttaatgtgaactatctgtctgacaggtattgcagtgaaCCAATCAACCACCCCTAAGAGTatactgccaaaggacatcccaaaatgatgtcagaggagatgcatACCGGGACACTGTGCTTCAGCAGCTGCTCCTTTCAGACcttgagcttgtcaattaacaattctcgaaaccctcccctttccccctcttcccctcttccctccctccccttcccctctcttccgtccccctcttcccttaaaatcttatgaccataatctaaattaaaacacacATTTTTAAGCATGCACATGTAAAATTATATAATAATATAATGCAGATTTAAATAGTATCAcatatttaaaacaaataaccaaacctatttTCACTTCTAAATAATCACCCTTaatcataattttttttaaaaattactttaaaagaatcaacaatgcctgtttaaaagaaagagaaaaacaaCTGGTTAAAACGTCTACATACATTTAAAACACTTGTTAACATAGTTGCCTGTTGTTTTCTATCTAAATCTATTGTCTAAATGCTTGCCCTCAATGGGTGTTCCCAAGCTGTCCACATCATAAGGGGGTGGTGCAGCACTCCTGCgctgtgctggagcctgcgcagaccgggcacTGGAGGCCCCAGGCTGCCAAAGGGAAAAGGTGGTTTGTCGTAACACCGGAGCACAGGCAAGTGTGCACATTTATTTTTCAAAATCGGCAGCCCATGGCTTCCCGCCGCAAGGAGGAAGTTGCGAGTCATTACTTGTGCAGTATGAAACTTCAACTCCTGCCcattgctcactccttcctgccctTTGCCCCTCACGAACATTCTCCCCCTGCCCTCAAATTGCCCGCCACTTCCCACTTCGCCTACAACCCTTCATCACTGGCTCATTTCCCTCCACTTCTCTCCTGCTCTACCTAACTGCTTctgcctccagttccctcccatgGCCACTTGCCATTCCCTTCATTTCTGCCTTCCACTGCCTGCCTTTCATTCTGCCAGTGAGCCAGCGGTGAAGTAAGCAACAAGGTTCTGCAGGAGAGAGCACTGGGGAGGCAAGAAGGGGAAGCAAGGAAGCAGCAAGGATCATAAGAGGTCTACAGCACATTAGAGGCCCTTTGCCCCATCGCATCTGCGCTGGTCGATGGGAGAAATACAAGTGAGCGGGAAGTGCACCCCCTAGTGTTGTGGCACAAATAAATGAAGCCTTCTTTAAAACATGGCCTGCCAGAGGCTGGATTTATACAGCTGCCTTCAGACTGGAAAACAATTTCAAATTCTCCAATTGCCAAGGGTTTCACTTTTCCAAGTTTATGCACAGCGGAATCAGATCATTGAGCTAACTCCAGAATGACTGCCTCTTTTGTGTCACTGCACAGCAGAAACTATTTCATAGCCATGCCAAAATGGAGTAAAACAGCACCTTTCCATCGGCTCACATGTTTTGACTGTACTATATATTGAACTTTGCATAATAGTGACTGAAATTATCAAAGGAAAAGTGGGACAAGACTCCTGAAGCAGATTAATAAAGTGACAAACATCACTGTAAGTACCGGCCTCAAAATAAGGGCTATTAATAAAGTATTATAACGAGATTGCTCATTCCAACTAAAAAATACTCATTTAAAATAATCTAAATTACAATCCTGTTCTCATCATCTCTGAGCATCCACTCATCATAAGGATGGGGCCAGGAGTTTGTTGAGAAAGAATTGTTTATTTACAACATCCCAAAACACTGCAGCCAAATAGTTACTTGTGCAACACACTTGGTGTTGCTAACTTACAAGTAAGCCTAGATATGGGGAGGCCACTTCCCTGACTCCAGCAGAAGTCAATCTGAATTCAAATTGGTGGGATGTTTCATACCACTGAGCTCAAGAGGCAGTTTAAGAGCAGGTAGTTGGAGATGGGCAAATAAATAGTCAGGAAATCCGTTGTACATTTATGTTGCGTTGCCTCTGAATTTGTTCACATAAAAAACCAACAGACCTAATTTATATTGAAACCAGTTGGGAATAGCTTGGGGTATTCGTTGATTCTAAGCTTTCATTAATAGACTTGGATGTATCATTCTCACTGTAAACAATTCTACACGGTTGGGTAACTGCGCTGGATTTTGTCATGAGCCCTCAAAAGGCATAAAAGTTAAACATTTAACATTTACAAGTTTGGTGTAAACATGATTTCTGAGGAACAATAATTAAATTGTATTCATCTGtgaaatgttaaaccaaggccctgtctgcctcctcaggtgaatgtaaaagatccaaaGGTACTTTTTAAGGAAAATAATGGGTGCCCTAGTCAATATTTAACCCTCAGTTAACAACAGTTTGAAAAAATCATTATAGGGTCATTGCCACATGGGTTTTTGTGAGATTTGCTGTGCACACATTTGCTGTTGTGTTTCCTACAACTGTGACGCTTCAAATGTTATTTAATTGGTTTCTAACGTGCTTTGGGAAAAGCTTAAGATGGTGAGACACTATATAAACAGGTTCTCTCCTGTGTTTTCAGAAATATTAGAAAAGGGCCTTTGGGGGTATTGAGGAATTGGGTATTTACCTTGTTGAGAACTCATCCCCAGCGGAATAGTCGGTTCCACACTGGAAAACCAGATCGTGATGAGAAGGTCTCTGCATTGGAATTGGAACCAATGGTCTGTGAGCTGAGAAAGAATGGTTCCAGTTTTGGCCAGGCTGCTCTGCAGACACTGTAATGCGACCGGCTAAGGACTCAATGGTGCTGTTGCATGAACAGAAAATTCGGAAAAAGGAATAGGTTTCCTGGAGGGAGAACCTCACCTCCAGAATCTCGAGTCTCTGCTTGAGTCGATCCTGGATGAGGAGATCAACCAAAGATGGCAAGTCAtagaaatctgcctccctcatcagcCTGTCATAATCTGAGAATCCTGCAGGAAGGGTGATCTGGCGGGTCCTCAGGAAGTCCAGGACATAACAAAATAAACTGCCATCCCTGTCTACAAACAGCTGCCCGTTGACCACTCGGAAATCAGGGTCACCCCCTTCCAACATTCGTGCCAATTTGGAGTCTTGATATCTCTTGAGCGTGGCAGCAAAGGTAGTGAACTTCATCCCACCAACGTTCAGAATTACTACCTCACCTTTACTCATTTTTGCAAGGTTAGCTATTTCTGCCCTATTCACAATGGCTATGGTTCTTCCACTGTGAGTGCACCGTTTTGTTACCCCAGCGACTGAAGGCTGACTGGTTTCCAAGCAACTCAGCTATATACACAATAAATAACTGGCAGTGGTGTCCAGGAAATGTTACTGCAAGGAATCCCCAACAAATGGGAACAATGAATACTGCCTCTGAAATCCTCCAGTCTTTCATGGTTGATGTGTTTACATTTGGAAGTGAATTCTAATACCCCTTCCCCTATAAAGAAAATGTGGCGTCCTTCAAAAGTATACTTTATAGCAAGAATAATAGCACCAACATTTTGTAAAGGTTAAGATATCAACTCGGGCTGAGTTCGATAACCTGACAAATCTGCTGCTTTTTTGTACACTATTAGATAGACATCCTCATTCAAAATAGAAACTCAAGTTCCACTTTTACTAAAAGACGAATGCACGTGCAAAGTACTTCAGATACTGGACCGACACAGCAAGTCTGGCAGTattctatggagagagagagagagacaagtagAATTAAAGTTTCAGGTCAGTGACAATTTGTCTAGTTTTGAAGAAGGGACACCAACTGCTaattgtttctttctccacagaatgcttccagacctgctgatattcccagcattttctgtttctattccaCTGTTACTTTCCTTTTATCAGAAAGTGTACTTTAACTATCTGCATTGACACTAAGGGGAGGATTTTACGCGCTAGGGGTGGGCACATTTGCGTGATATCTCAGTTGGCGGCGGCAGCAGGTGCGGATCAGGAGGATCCGCCAACAATGAGGGAACCACTTGACAGGAATCATTCTCCAATTGACGTTGCCAGTGCGATTTATAGATTGGCGCACGGACAACACGGCAGTGGCTAATCTGTTTTGCAGTTTTCTCCTCTAAGAACGGGAATGAAGGGGGCTGGTGCAAAGGCAGACTGAGGAGTTAGGAATTTGAGAGTTCGGTTTTGAGCATCTTATCTGCAGTCTTTGGAGGGTTCAGCATATGATCTGAAGCTTTCAGGACATTGCTGTCCTCTGACATCAGAGATTTGCCTTCCACTGGCATTCTCCGTGCATGGGTCAGCCCAATTTTCATCTCTGCAGATGGGCATGATTTGCTCAGCAGGGAGCACCTCCCCTGAGGAGGACAGAGGACAAAGAGAGGAGACCAAAAGGCAGGCATCACCTCAGCGCAGAGGCAAGATGCAGGACACTCATGGCttgtgtggccacctaaaatggtgtccggcaagggatgctgggaaaagtggacaacatcaaggacaagcaggctgcagcccagactttgcaaatacacaggaaaaaggccatctccaggccaaATAGAACTGTCCTGTCAATCACACATGTTTACCAGACATAGTAGCACATAAAACTCCTTATTTGGAAGTGCCGACCTGCCCCCAACACttgcaggcatggccactgagtgcccaccccaaaattgatgtggcagcccctgattggacttgattgatcagggtgatcgagccctgatcaattgattgacaatgacTCAGAAACCGCCCACAAAAGAGCacaaaatccaagcaggttaatataataataatctttattgtcacaagtaggcttaagttactgtgaaaagcccctcgtcaccacactccggcgcctgttcgggtacatggagggagaattcagaatgtccaattcaattgacaagcacgtctttcaggacaggtgggaggaaaccggagcacccagaggaaacccacccagacacggagaacgtgcagactctgcacagccaatgacccaagccgggaatcgaacctgggaccctggcgctgtgaagcaacagtgctaaccactgcgttaccgtgtcacccataataatctttattattgtcacaagtaggcttacattaaaattgcaatgatgttactgtgaaaagcgcctagtcaccatatccggcgcctgctcaggtacacagggagaattcagaatgtccaattcacctaacagcacgtctttcaggacttgtggggaaaaaccagagcacccggaggaaacccatgcagacacggagaacgtgcagactccatacagacagtgacccaagccgggactcgaacctgggaccctggagctgtgaagcaacagtgctaatcactgtgctaccagacATAATTCAGGTTAAAAGGTGCTGCATCACCAGAATCGTTCTGCACAGCAGCACCCAACAACGGTGACCCTTCACCGGCCAAAGAGGAAGACCACCCAGGCCACCgatagaaggaagaccagagcaaaGGACAAGGAAGATCAACAGCCGATCATCGTAAAATGCAAGACTGCGGGTCACAGATAAAGGACATATCTGTTCGGTTCTCATCAGTCACTTGAAAGTTTAAGTGAAGGTCTTGTGTGTATTAGCTTTGCAGTTTGATTTACGTGTGTATGTGTGATTGAGTAACTTTAACATTGTGTTCAAGTGAATAAATATTGAATTGTTTCATGAAATAGACTTgtagtcatttgtccaccgtatacgggttaaAACACATTGTGGTTTAGGAGTAATAACACTTGTAAGCAAGCAGTAATTTATCGTGATAACATTAACGTGAAACAAAGCAAATCCATCCTGTTggatcatttctttttttttttaaatatgtttattcaaagtttttcaataatttttacaaaacactcctaaaaggaaagaaaatatacaaaagtaaaaagggcaatacgccaacaaacaaagcaacttaatcctcgaaacgatttaacaaattaagaacaaaatggggcaaacgccccttacataaatCTGAACAAGAAACCCCCCACaggttgctgctgctattgacctccacctaacgttccgtgagaaagtcaaggaaaggctgccaccgcccggagaacccctgcacagaccctcgcaaggcaaactttatcttctccaacctgagaaaccccgccatgtcattgacccaagcctccacacttgggggcttcgcgtccctccacattagtaagctCTTTCTTCGGGCTACCAaaaaggcaaaggccagaactccggcctctttcggctcctgcactcccggctcgtctgacaccccaagtattgctatcccccagctcggttttacccgagtatccaagaccttggacatagcctttgcgaagcccctccaaaaccccgcaAGCGCCGGACACgccaaaacatatgggcgtgatttgctgggctccccgaacacctcacacacctgtcctctacccccaaaaacttacacatcctcgcccctgtcatatgcgccctgtgcaccactttaaactggatcaggctgagcctggcacaagacgaggaggaattaaccctgcccaggcccTCACCCAGCTtcacctcccacttgcccttcagcttctccaccgaggcttcctccgcctcctgcagctcctggtatatcgccgagaccttaccctctccaacccacacgcccaaaatcaccctgtcctgtatcctccgggcaggcagcagtgggaattcccctacctgcctcctcacaaacgccctaacctgcatatacctgaaggcatttcccagtGGTAACCCacgtttctcctccagcgccctcagactggcaaaagtcccatcaatgaacaagtcccccatccttttaattcccgcccgatgccaacttaggaatccgccatccatcctgcccggcgcaaacctatggttgttccgtatcggggaccagattgaggcccccacctccccccgtgccgtctccactgcccccagatcctcaatgttgccgccaccaccgggctcgtggtgtaccgtgtcggcggtaGCCGCAACGATGccgtctccagtgcccccaggctagtacctacacatgacgccgcctctagtcttttccacaccgccccctctccctccattacccatttccgaatcattgccacattagctgcccctatagctacacaaattcggcagcgccagccccccccgactgtgctccaagaacagtctcttaacccttggggtcttacttgcccatacaaaccccataatgctcttgctcactcgcatgaaaaaggccttagggatgagaatgggcaggcactggaacacaaacaagaacctagggaggaccgccatcttaacggactgcaccctgcccgccatggagagtggcaacacatcccatctcttaaagtcctcctccatctggtccaccaaccgcgctaagttgagcttatgcaggaccccccaactcttggccacctggata contains:
- the LOC140428129 gene encoding putative potassium channel regulatory protein, with product MSKGEVVILNVGGMKFTTFAATLKRYQDSKLARMLEGGDPDFRVVNGQLFVDRDGSLFCYVLDFLRTRQITLPAGFSDYDRLMREADFYDLPSLVDLLIQDRLKQRLEILEVRFSLQETYSFFRIFCSCNSTIESLAGRITVSAEQPGQNWNHSFSAHRPLVPIPMQRPSHHDLVFQCGTDYSAGDEFSTRYVSIQPDQRQLINGSNVLGLLVDTLLREGFRLISTRTVSPKEKIECYTFERTRRNELLSTSIEHEGANANAAHFKAEKSQSKRR